The genomic stretch AAGGTGTATGAAATGTCCTCCGACATGCCCTGCCGTCAACACCGCCTCTGTCAACTGGAAACTGTTTGGTGGAGTCTTTGTGTCGTGGATCGTCACGATTGCGTTCTCGGGTAAGCAGCGGAAGCAAGGGGAGATAGCGATATTCAAAGACATCCTAGCTACCCGTTACGCACACCCACCCCGCCCCCCCTTTGTAGTGCTGGAGGGACAGGGAGGATGATCGTCCCGCAGAATCAGGGCCGAACGGCGCCTGTGGGTCGCTTTTGCTGTGCAGTGTTAGTACACCAACAGATCAATACGGGCAGGTGTCTggcctatatatatatatatatatatatatatatatatataaatatgcatatgtaGTTATGTACCCCATACGAGTAGTATGAGCCATCAGGTGTGTGTGCGGATGTGCTGTATATGCCTGTTGTGTGCAGCCTTGGTGACGgccgctctcttctccttcgccgccttctcgcctcgaATGGTTTAGAAGTCGCATCATCCGCATTAACCTTGTCGGCCGACTATCGATATctgtgcatgtatgtatacttATGTACGTATATGCCTCGTATATACAGCTTGGCGTCAGTGGATCAAGCAGAACTCCTGCCTTACGATATGTTTTGGTGTCAAGCTCTCGAGTGCTTTCCTCACGTGTGAATGAAGAGCAGCCAGTATTCGCGGGTTGTCGCCAGTGGAGGGCCGCaccgagcggcggagactgagCTGCGCTTCTTCTGAAGGTCAAGGAGCCTTTTTTTTGTTGCCGCAGACCGAATGTAGAAGTGATTGTTGGTTGTTGGTTGTCACGTGTGCATACGCTATTTGTCGCGGAAGACCCCCTCGGGGCCAAGTCGTTTTGAACACGAGTTGCGAGATCGCGTGCGATTATTTCCTGCGAGGAAAAGCGCTGCTTTGCCATTTGAAGAGGTTCGTAGATGGTGGGCGAGCCGTTCTGTTTTCCGTCCGACCTAAGATTTGCTTTAGGGAGCCGATGTGTCAGCGCGACTGGCGAGAGGTATTTTGCCGGACGCTGACGTTGATACAGAAGCAggagcgaggacgcagggATGGAAAAGTCACAGTGCGAGGAGCACTGAGGGGAAGCGGAAACTGAGGCGGTCCGAGTGGAGAAGGGACGGAGAGACGAGACGGGGGACCGAAGGAGCTCCAGAGCGATATACAGAATAGCGTATGAAACGGGATGGAAACGTTTGATGGAGACGCGTTTTTGGACTGCAGCCGATCTGGGTGAAAAGAGTGAACAGGCTCGACAGAGAGTCTGGGAATGTGGTTGTCTGTGGCTGGATGCAAACTGTGGAACACCAATGGCTGCCAAAGTGGGGTGGCGGCGGTTTTTGGCGCTACTCAAAAGAACTCCGCGTGTATGCGACGATGAGACCACAAAAGTGGTGTGGTTTCGTTCCATCTGTTTTTTTAGGCGATCTTCGGTGCAAGCAATGTCTCGTGTTTTCGTGGGATGCTACGCGTCCGTCATCTAGTTGTCAGTTTTCTCCTGGCTAGGAACCATGGCAATATGGAGCCCTGCATGCATGCTTGCAAAGCCGCATGAGGCTCGGGCACATGTGGCTCAAAGTTAATCGGCAGCTGGTGGCTTGTCTGTGTCGTAGTGCGGCTATGCGCCGATTCTACAAAGGAGCTCTGTTTCCGCAGTGATTACAGTCCAGCGAAGCTTGACATGAAAACTGTAGTGAGGATGAAGTGCGCAAGGCAGCGAGGAAAGCAGGCGAACGTCGTCTCGCTAGTCCGACAGTACACGGTCGCGCTTCTGTCATGCGTCCATCCCATTTTGACAAAACTTTGTCCCTTGATCTTATACACGGCTGAGACGTCGTGAACGAGCTCTAAGTAATCGCGCGTACAATCTAAAGTCCAGAGGGGTGTCTCGGGCATCTGCCGAGGTTCGTGCGGGCCGCCCGCGATCTTTGTTTTGGCATGCTCATGATGACTATCTACAGCGCGTGATAAATTGTCACGTTCTTGAATGGATGTATTTCTCGACTTCGCTTGTTCTGAGCTCTTTACATCCCCGTCTATGGCTGCGCGATCCTGAAGGGCGCCCCGTTCCGCGCGGTTCTGGTCCGCGGCTCGCAGCTCACCAGCGATCTTCAAAGTCGGCGTTTTTTCAACCTGCCCTACAAATTTTGCTTTCTGACACAGATTTTCGCCTACACACTGATTGTAGACGCCACTGACTCCCCGTAGAATCGAGACTCTTTGACCTATCATAAGCAAGATGTCGCCCGTTGTATCTGCCCCGAGTTCGGAAACGATCTGGATCCCATCTGTACACCacaccgcggcggcgcacacgcTTCCACTGCTCTCTGTGTGCACGCATGCCTTGGCCCAATAGATAAAGTTAGATTGTTCAGTCATTGGTGCTGCGAAGCCGATGGGCACCACGTGCTTTAGAGGGAGAAATATGCTTGGGTTGGATTGCTGCACAAGTCTATTGTACCTCTCCACGAGGACCCAGTCTAGCGCTCGCTGAGTGGCAAATGAGGCTAAGCAATTTGAGGCGGAGCTTAATGCGCTGCCAGACACCTCCTCCTCAGTGAGCGACCTTGCACTGCAGGCGAGTTTCTGGAGTAGCGATGGTAGGCGGGAATTCGCTGGAGAACCATCTTGAAATTCAAGTccggaagacgaagcaagTAAGGGCTGGGTTGCATCGGCGAAGTGCGAGAAGGGGAAGAGCTCGGAGGAAGGAACAGATGTCTCGCTGGTTTCTTTGCACTCCAGGTACGAAACCTTGCCGCTTACCACGCTCAAGTCGGCTGATTCTCCTGGATGAAGAAATGAATCCCGCACCGCGACTCGTGCTTTCTGTATTTGCACGCCGTCTCCGGAGTCCTGACACCAGGTGAATCAACGCAGGAAGCACATGAACATCGACGGAGTGCACCAGGTTGTCTTTGACGTGACGTAGTTTGTGAATGTCTGTGCCACGATCCGGTAACACGCCGCCACTACATGACAATAATCCTAATCCACAGTAGGGAGTGAGCTCTGGAAGGCTGCGACAGGATTTGTGGCGGAGGGACAAGGCCACAGACCGTGGTTGCTGCAGTGGCTGAAGACAGTGGCTAAAGAACCTCGGGTAGAACCACGGGAGAATCCAACTGCAATATTCCGCTTCACAAGCGCCAAACCCGGCATCGTGATTCACGGGTATTTAGGCGTTGGCTCCTTTGTTTTGCAATGGCGACCGCAAGCATATTCTGAGGGAGCGGTTCCGTTCCCGTCCTTGAGCTCGCAAGATTGCGTTCTTTCAGCAGACACTGAGACGTGCGCCTGTGAAGAAGCAAGATCGTTCCTGCCGAGAGCCTCGCCTGCCCTGCTCTGCGGCACCACATCTTTCGTGCGACAACTGCGTTCGCAGCCTCAGCGCGGGGCACGGCCCAACCAACAACAAATCGTCTTTGTTCTTCAGAAGGGACGAGGCCAGGCCCAAAGCGGGAGTGTCCACCCCCGTCACGCAGACAACTCACTCATTCCGGCTCGCAGTGGTTTCATACTTGACTGCAGGACAACAGTAACTGCTGATAGGCACCTAACACTAAACTAAAACACGCCTTACTGAGTCTGACAGGCCGACGAAGCACCCGCTGAGATAGGAGGTATCGATATAGAGTTAACTGAGTCCGACCGCGCCACAGCAGTTGATAAGAACTCATTCTGGCCTACGGATTGATATGTGCAAGAAATATGTTAGCAGCCCAGCGCTGCCAGCCATCGGGGCAATCGTGCGTCACATTGTCTTCAAAGTACAAAACAGTCTGTGGATGCGGTATACAGTGGTATAATGCACGGTTGCTCCTCTACGTCGGCGGCTTTCAGAGACTCAGGCCGTGTACTGCCCTTGTCAAGCAACTCCAGACTGAGCCCTGCAGATGGTGGGGGGCCAAGCTCTACGCACATGCATTTGTTCGCCGTCGAATGGGGTTGTCGTACGTTCCGCCGACACACTTCCGCCCTTTATCATGTCAGACGGAAGTGTCCCGGCGTCAAAGTTGGCAGAGTGCTCGTTCCATGTAGAGGGAACAGCCGTATCTCCTGCCGCCCGATTTGCGATGGCTGCTGCGATTAAGGCGCTGGTCAGGACGCTCCTGATTGAAGGCATGATGCATGCAGTTTGGAGCCAAGGTTCATGACGGGCAAAAGGACAAAGAGAACCACCTTCGTGAGGGAATGCGCCGCTCAATCAAGCATTTCTGCTGCCGCTTAACAACGATTCCACAGATAAACTATGTGATGACAAGTTCGGTCGCATGCATACCCTAAACTCGTAAACCTTGCGCATGCATTAGCTTGCTCTCCTCCCATCATCGCTGCAGGTTCGTCGCATGGTTAAAGCACGAGTGCAATGATGCGATCGCTGCGCAGATCTCAGCCGCGGTACTTTCCAGCATCCCGTTCCCAACGCGCAGGAACGTGTGCCACACAGCTACAGTGGCGTGAGCCCGTGGCCGTCAGCGAGTAAGCACAGCAGAACAGTCACTGGATACTGACTACGCGATGCCTGTTCGTTACACATGCACGAGATCACATCCCTACTGAACACCCAACGCGGCTTAAGGCAACAGGAGGGATCGGCTGAAGCCGCCGCGACATTTGTACCTCATTACAGGGCCGGTGCCACAGAGAGGGTGGCGAACGATTTGGCGAATAGTCAGAGAAACACATAATTCCAACGCAGGGCGCAATGGAAGCGACCACCGTGCCAGAAGCCTACTGTTCAAAATTCTGTGTCCAGGCTCTTCCGCTGACGCAAACGAGTGGACATGCGATGGCCCTCGAGGTACCAAAAAACAGCCGACTCCTCATACTCTGATTTTGACAAAATCACTTAGCATCTATCTGCCCAGCGGTGCACGAAAATCGTTCCACCTACAGCGGATTCATTTCAATGATAGTGCGATCTTAGTAGTGTCGTATAATGCGGAATAAATTCAGATCTAAGTTGTCGAGTTAGCTGAAAGCCTACGGGTATGCCTCAAGAACTCGGCAGCTAGAGAAGGCCCTTAAAGAGGATCAGGAAGGGCGTCTCCCGAATAGAGACTCGACAGATCATCTACAGCATTCTGCTAACAAAGCGCGTTTTCCTTAATGGAGAGTACACTACGGTTTGTGGGACACCCTGAAATAAGAGCAAGAATACAACTGGAAAACCTTTGATGTAGTATGAAAAGGGATCCCCGCCTCATGACGTATGACTGTCCAGGTGGAGAATACTGAAAAACCGTAACATTTCCAGGAGAGTCTCCAGATGCGACTATCCCTCGAATATTATGTTGACAGCGGAAACCGTGATGGTGGTGACATCGAAAGAAATTCCGCGTAAACCCGAGCAGTTGCCTGCTTGATGTTAGTGTGTACGGCATACACAGATCGGATTCGTTGGTCTGGCACCTGTTTGGTAATTGGttgaacgctttttacgcctggtgTGCCGCCTTCTGTAACTCAAGACAATCGAGAATTTCGTTCCCTTGCGCGAATTCGACCCGAACACAGGGGACGACATGCCCGGACAGCACCCACAAAAAGCTGCAAATGAAAACCGTACAGAACACCAAAGAGCACTAGCGCGGAAAACACACTCCAAAACGACACACAGTCCTCATCTCTTCCAGATGGAAGAGCGAAAAAACTTCCGGCTAATGCGgactttttttttcagggtGCACAGTTGCAGCACATGGTGACGCCTCCAGGACACCACACCACTCACGTGCACCGGCCAGTCTTCCGAAGATTCGCAGCCTTCTGAAAGTGAAAAAAGTGTGTCCTCTTAGAGAAACTTCCGATTCCGCAGTTCCGCCCCTCTTTGAGCCACGGGCCACGTACCAGCCTGCCCCTGGCCTCAAAACAGTGCCGTTCAGTTAGCAGCAGCGGAAACCGTTTCATTCATGTCTTTCATAAAGTGACTGTTTACCTGGAACAAACAACGCAGAGCGGACCAATGAGATCGTACGTACACAAGGACAAATCACACGTAGTAGATGTTTCCTGTCTgacttctctctccgtccccgccttcgccggatCCACTTCCTCCCCTTTGCGCTCGATCGTTGCGTGCGTGTTCGAGGGACAGCACAACATGCAACCTTGTCCGTTTATGAGAGACGGTGTTCCCCCGTCATGTGAACTGCATTCGTACTTCATCTCGATGTCGGACTCCCAGCTTTCAgccgtcgctcttctctcgcgaCTTCCCACACTGTCGTTTTGTCTTTCGTCCCCTACTTCCCccccgctttcttcttcgcttccttttAATTCATGTCGTTCTCTGCCTTGGCtttctccgcagctgcctctcgcttccgccgctgccacTCTCTGAGTTTGTCCGCACCGACCAGCTTCCTGAACGGCCCCCGGCCTGTTCTCTCTCGCACTTGCTGGAAGTCGATATCTTCGAAGAACGAGTCATCCATGACTTCACGGATATTCGGCCGATCTGCAGGAGACGTCGCCGTCATGCGTGCCACCAACTTTTCGAATCTATCTTTGTTGGGTATAGCAACGCCCGCTTCATCCAACATAGATGCGATCTCAACGAACGTCTTTCCGAGGCTGTAGATATCTGTTTTCTCCCCGTACCGGACGGGCATGAGCGTGCTGCGCGTAACAAATGCCGCCTGCGTTTCAGGAGGCATATATCCCTCCGTGCCAAGCGCGTAAGCCAACTCGTCCGTCACCTCGACAGTCGCCAAgtcagcgacgacgacgtggCCGTAGGGATCCACCAAGAAGTTGTCTTCCTTGATGTCTCGGTGCGTTAAATTTCGTTCGTGCAGCTCCCGGATATCAACAGCCAGTTCGGCCAGAAGAAGGACAAAGTTTACATTTTTGGCGTGTATTTCCAACATGCCAGGCAGCGGCCGGTACAGAGGGAACACAAGGTACACCGTGCGCCTCCTGGCACTCCGGAAGACTCCAAGGAGCGGCAAAAAAACCGGAAACTTGACCTCGTCCGCGACCATCCGGTGGATATACGACTCCATGATCGGCAAGTAGAAGTCCAGCAAGCCGAAGGGTATCGCCTTGATGGCGATGCCGTAGGGGACATCGTCTTGCAAAACGCTTAAGAGATTCAACACGCTCTTTGACGGCTTGGGGAAGAAGTGGACTTCCGAGCGCGCATCATCGAGAAAACTAGTCCCCAGAGCAGAGGATACCTCTTGGAACTCAGGAAACTGCGATTCGTCAATTTGCGGCAGGGCCTTATAGATTCGCCGCCGCATTAAAAAGCCTGAACCCGGCAACGCACAGCGCAGACCGACCAAATACGAGACCAAACACATACAAGGTACGACCTAATAGTTTTCTGACCGCCAAGGTTTCTACGCTCTCCCTCCAACCGAGTTGCCACGGGCGCAGACACagcgggagaggacgcgTTCTTGATTTCAGTGTTGTGTATCTCACTACGTCTTCGAAAGGAAACTGCTATGCTACATGCACACACTGCCACATTTGTGTGTCCTGCGGAAGCTATTTGGCACAACAGCAGAGATGACAGTCGTATACGCAAGTGTCTCCTTCCAGCACAAGAATCCGAATCCATGCATGTATACCGTGTTTGCAGATGCCCCCATGTGTGAGTGacagtctctctctgcaaACTGCTCGTTATTTACATAGGCGCATGTGTATGTGTTTGTTGGCAAACCCACATAGACACACCTTCCCACAGAGCCCCGGGGAGGAACTCGGCAGCGAGAGCCTGGGAAATCAGGTGCATCTACAAAGAACGTTGCCTAGCGTGTACCTGGCACGAGGCTCTtgaggcgtcggcgcagaAGACCAGGGCTCACACCCTGAGGGAGGCGTCCGTCTGCGTGTCCACTGTAACCTTCAGCAACGCGCTGAACCTCTGATCCAACAGCGGCAGAGTCGCCATCAGAGTCCTGTGGTGCACCGGCCTGCTCACGAGCCGCTTCCGAGAAGAGAGGATAACACGGCTGGCTACCGACGACATACAGAGAGACAAGGAGGCATCCCAGCAGGGCGCGGGAGAAACGAGTTCTTGGAAGATGCGTGCAGAAGTGGGAGAGCGGGAGGCCTCGACGAAGCCCGCCAGTGGGAGAGAGAAATGCTCCGGGGACTGGCGCCATTGCGTAGTCTTCGAAACGGTTTGTCGACCCCAATGGCAATGTGATGTCGCTCCGCTCtggccgcgccgtcgcggctctATGGGCGCTCAAAGAGGCACGCTGGTGACCCAGGACGAAATCTGCGCAGGTCCCCTATTTTCTATTTGAGAATTCCCTCGCCCGAGATGCTTCATTCATCCGTGGCCCCAGAGCCCCGGAAAATGCAGCGGGTGTCAAGCTCCTATGCCGCAGCTGGGGTCGGCCTCCCGTCCTGTGATTCAGCGCAGACGAGGGTACCTCCGTGACGGATGCCAAGTGACGGATGCAAATTGATTACGCCGTCCATACATTGACGCCGGCGACTTTTTTCTGAGAACTTGCCGATGCAACCCATACGACTGTAATGCGACCTTCAGGATCCTGGTGGCTATGTCCAGTTGGCCGGGGGAGCTACTCCCAGCCCCGTAGAATTGCGCCGGAGAAAACCCGAGAGACACAGCGTACTGCGACACATGCCTCTCATGCGAAAAGGCGGGTAGACAGTGCGACAACTGCTAAACACGCAGTGCACAAATTAACACCGTGGGTCTGTGCCAGCCTGCACACTGTCAGCCTGTGAACCATCCGCAGGTGTCGCGGGCGACAAGGTGGCAGCCGAGCCCGCCGCAGGGAGAATCGAGACGACGGAAGCCTTGCTCTAAAATGagcctaaaccctaaaaaaatCGGCGACAATGGCCT from Besnoitia besnoiti strain Bb-Ger1 chromosome X, whole genome shotgun sequence encodes the following:
- a CDS encoding putative rhoptry kinase family protein ROP34 (encoded by transcript BESB_016940) — translated: MAPVPGAFLSPTGGLRRGLPLSHFCTHLPRTRFSRALLGCLLVSLYVVGSQPCYPLFSEAAREQAGAPQDSDGDSAAVGSEVQRVAEGYSGHADGRLPQGVSPGLLRRRLKSLVPGFLMRRRIYKALPQIDESQFPEFQEVSSALGTSFLDDARSEVHFFPKPSKSVLNLLSVLQDDVPYGIAIKAIPFGLLDFYLPIMESYIHRMVADEVKFPVFLPLLGVFRSARRRTVYLVFPLYRPLPGMLEIHAKNVNFVLLLAELAVDIRELHERNLTHRDIKEDNFLVDPYGHVVVADLATVEVTDELAYALGTEGYMPPETQAAFVTRSTLMPVRYGEKTDIYSLGKTFVEIASMLDEAGVAIPNKDRFEKLVARMTATSPADRPNIREVMDDSFFEDIDFQQVRERTGRGPFRKLVGADKLREWQRRKREAAAEKAKAENDMN
- a CDS encoding hypothetical protein (encoded by transcript BESB_016930) — encoded protein: MVLQRIPAYHRYSRNSPAVQGRSLRRRCLAAH